In Kryptolebias marmoratus isolate JLee-2015 linkage group LG22, ASM164957v2, whole genome shotgun sequence, a single window of DNA contains:
- the zgc:91976 gene encoding phosphatidylcholine:ceramide cholinephosphotransferase 1, producing the protein MKKVEDWSPEDVSDWLNKEGMPEYIDPLCKVDGPALLRLTKVDFQTYPLSQWSSDGGDQLLERREALRIATHIEAQKNGHANGHVGGIPNGTSKPQRNGTLEGKDFRGEMIRISMPTMENTRSSFPTEWGKTGIAFLYAVICFVTTTVVISVVHERVPPKEHTPPLPDKFFDLFDRVEWAFSICEINGMLLVALWLVQWLLLKHRSIIGRRFFFIVGTLYLYRCITMYITTLPVPGMHFKCSPKLLGNWEAQMRRIMKMIAGGGLSITGSHTMCGDYLYSGHTVMLTLTFLFIKEYSPKRFWWYHWFCWTLSAVGIFCILLAHDHYTVDVVVAYFITTRLFWWYHTMANQQSLKETSQSNPFSRVWWYRLFQFFEENVHGTVPRSYQLPFSWRTLYWNRSVMYSKLDIQ; encoded by the exons ATGAAGAAGGTGGAGGATTGGTCCCCAGAGGATGTTTCTGACTGGCTGAACAAAGAGGGGATGCCAGAGTACATAGATCCCCTCTGTAAAGTTGACGGCCCCGCTCTGCTCAGACTCACTAAGGTCGACTTTCAGACGTATCCCCTCTCCCAGTGGTCGTCCGATGGCggagaccagctgctggagcGAAGGGAAGCGCTACGGATAGCGACCCACATTGAGGCTCAGAAAAACGGTCACGCCAACGGGCATGTTGGGGGGATACCCAACGGAACCAGTAAGCCCCAGAGGAATGGCACGTTGGAGGGGAAGGACTTTAGGGGGGAGATGATCCGCATTTCCATGCCTACGATGGAAAACACGCGCTCCTCGTTCCCGACAGAGTGGGGGAAGACGGGCATAGCGTTCCTCTACGCTGTGATTTGTTTCGTCACCACCACCGTTGTCATTTCAGTGGTCCACGAGAGAGTGCCTCCAAAAGAGCACACGCCACCACTGCCCGATAAGTTCTTTGACCTGTTTGACAGGGTGGAGTGGGCCTTCTCCATCTGTGAGATCAACGGCATGCTGCTGGTGGCTCTCTGGCTCGTACAGTGGCTTCTGCTCAAGCACAG ATCAATTATAGGCAGGAGATTCTTCTTCATTGTGGGAACACTGTATCTGTACCGCTGTATTACGATGTACATCACCACCCTTCCTGTTCCTGGGATGCACTTTAAATGTTCTCCGAAG ctcctTGGAAACTGGGAGGCACAGATGAGGAGGATAATGAAAATGATCGCTGGCGGGGGCTTGTCCATCACAGGATCTCACACCATGTGTGGAGATTACCTTTATAGTGGCCACACTGTTATGTTAACGCTTACATTCCTCTTCATCAAAGAGT ATTCGCCCAAGCGTTTTTGGTGGTACCACTGGTTCTGCTGGACCTTGAGTGCCGTTGGCATTTTCTGCATCCTTCTGGCCCATGACCACTACACCGTGGATGTGGTCGTGGCATACTTCATCACTACACGTCTCTTCTGGTGGTACCACACGATGGCCAACCAGCAG tcGCTGAAGGAGACCTCACAGAGTAACCCGTTCTCCCGGGTTTGGTGGTACAGACTGTTCCAGTTTTTTGAGGAGAACGTGCACGGCACGGTCCCTCGGAGCTACCAGCTGCCGTTTTCGTGGCGAACGTTATATTGGAACCGTAGCGTGATGTACAGCAAACTGGACATCCAgtga